The window GATAATGAGAGCtaataattaactaaattgGTACTACTTGTTTTCTAcattttatatgaatttataTTATTCACCAATTTTTCATGCCACCATGTGCCACTGCATTTATGAATTCATATTGTCTCCCTCTTCTCTCTGACATATACCTGTATACATCTGGTTTAGTAGTGAGCTAAATATTCTAGATGTTGATTTACTCATGGTGAGATCTTGTTGAAAGAAGTCAAATTGGTTGAGTTCCAGAATCAGCATTCtattgttaataaaaaaatggcaGTGTTGTGCCAATACTTAAATTATCAGAAATCTGCAACTGTATCAGTTGATCTCTGCTACTCTTGTGATTggttcttttttattttttattgcgACACTGTAACTAGCATTTTAGGGAGAAATAACAACAGCAAGATGATTATATTTATCTAGTGGCAGGTTTTGTTTGCTTTATATGTATCAATGTTCTGAACAATAAGTTTATTGCAGATGCTTCAAAATCTGGTGTTGCCCAGGAGACACTACAAAATGCTGCCCGCCGAGCTAGCAAAGTCATGACCGAGCAAGAGGCTAGGCAGATTCTTGGTGTAAGTGAGGAGACTGCTTGGGAGGAGATAATGAAGGCTAGTATTTTTTGtggatcttttttttttttacatttttctctgtttctgTTACTATCACCTTGACAAGTTTTAAAACTTCTCCATTACTTTATTTCAGAAATATGACGTTTTATTTGAGAGGAATGCCAAGAACGGGAGCTTCTACCTTCAGTCGAAGGTTCATAAGGCTAAGGAGTGCTTAGAGGCAGCCCATCAAGGCAAAGGGGAGGGCACTCCTAGTTGAGAATTTGTCGAGGTTTGCTCATTGCACATAGAGACACCTGTTTGTATACTAATTCTAGTCTCTGAAGAATGGTCTAAAAGATTTAAATTGTATGCAGCAGCTGTTCTACATTTCGCTGCTCCTGGGTTCGAACGTTTATGGAAATTTTGTATCATCAATGCTAAAGTAGTTGAGTGGTTGCGAACAACTAAAGATTCTTAAATCATCTATGCCGGCAATGTATCTTGATCTAAGTGTTTGCAGTTGATGTGCTGCATGTTAGTTTAATACACAGCGCGGATTAGTTGTAATACTAATAAAGAATGTGAGAAATTACTTGTTAGTATATAATAAGTTTAGTTTGATTTAAGTATTCATCCACCCAACTTTTTTCTTCCATAATTTACGAGTATCCTTCTTGTGATAATGAAACCATCATGATTATTTGACATGCAATCATCATCCCATTGCATTAAGCTGTCAAAATAGTCCAAGATTCCTACCCAAAAGCAACTTTGTCAGGGCTAAatggaaaacaaaattaaaacagatACCGAAAGATGTAGCCTGAAGTCAAACTGGCTACAATTGTTAACTGTTCAAGGGCCGTGGTTAGCATATTAATCCTAGCTAGGTTTAGAATTATCCtgcttgtttctttttggaaattaagaaaagttttcttttaagggcaaaaggaaagagaaagactTTATGCCGCTTTGCCCTTTTCATTATTATGGAACCCCCTTTTTGTAGCCAATATTGAGACAATGAAATGCAAACTCGACGGTGGTTACTCCCTCACTTTTGTCATCTTTCTATGCTTTGGTAGCGTCTCTTTCATTCTTTGATCAATCCCTGCAGCAGAAACAAAATATTCCATGTCATATATTTTTCCTGTTTTCTTTTGGACAGAAGAATCTGAAAAGAAGGGCAAAATGACCAGTCTAGGTTTGCATTCACTTCAAAAACTTCACCGGTGTGTGTACAGATTAGGGCCACCACCCAGAAGTAGAGTAGTAGAAAGGAGCTTCCAAATTTCCCATTTGCATGTTTCCTCTAAAGAGAGAAACGTTAAAGATTATGCAATGCCTACATTCTTatagcaaaatatttttaaaaaaaatttatcaaattattttttattacatttaatcaaattttgatatttttatactaaatcaaataaaatattttgaataatgattaattaattattatttaattattttatataaataatattgatgtgatatattaacatatcataataaatgataatgtgacataacattaatatttttactctTCACATGAGTGACATGTTAGTattatatgattataataaatgatgatgtgatataacgatatgatatttttactCTTTATATGAGTGTCATGTTAGTATCATGTCatcataataaataacaatatgGTATTTTTACTCTTCATATGAGTGTCATGTTAGTATCATGTGATCATAATAAATGATGATGTGACATaatgatatgatatttttactCTTCATATTAGTGCTGTGTTAGTATTATGTGAtctaaaatgacaaaatgatattttgactaatgatGATTAGTTAActtttagttataaaaatttatttgactcaaaattaaaaaaaaatattgagatttgatttaacataataaaagaataaaaatttatttaaaattttttaaataattggaaaattttcaaatattatgatatcaaaattgtttgcccgtgaataaaataatattaaattttaaattattttcgcattaatttaattttttttgaccctttctaaaataaagtgaattatttaatttttttgattataAGGTAAAATAACATTACTCTTTTCTTAAATATTCAAGAGACAAAAGATATTTGGAGATTACAAATTTCTTTCTCCTTAATGTTCCAAAGTTATACTTTataaatagtattttaataaatattttcaaaagatttGACAGATACGTATATGGACTTATAATCTgttctcttttcattttttcctttaataaGAGGATGCTAGGAAATGGACCAGTAAGCGAACCTTCGACCGACCAACTTATTGTCTTCCTGTCTATTCCTTTTAATCTTTTACTCCCTCACAAATTCTATATTGCAAAGCACAACTAGTCAACTACTAATCAAAGGTCAACATTAGCTCTCCATTcacaaaaatacaaaacaaaactCAAAATATATACTTGCCATTCAATCTAAATGGTTTCATATttatggttagatttcaagtACCTGATTACGATATAATGTCCGAATTAATGCTCTGAATTTTCTTTACAACCTATGGTGGTGGTAGGCGGAGGCATATTATTATCAAGGAAAGAAGTGAGGTCGCATTATAAGGGGATAAATAGGCCTCACTTTAATTCAAGTAATCTATgcctttttttaataatagaAAGGCACTCAACGGAACTTGTAGCCAAGGCTAGGGTTCACTAATTATGCACCTGTCGTTTATTAATGCCTCCCctcttttaattagaaaaattgATACATGTCTTTATTGTCAAGGACCATACAAATTTATAAACCCACGAGTATTTCCCTTCTCCAAGGATTCGAAAGCATAAGaatatcttaaattttatctttttaatttaaagataaataataatccTCTGATcaagtattcatatatatatatataaacttttgcacattaatttaaaagattaatatttattatcatatcTGTCacatgaatatttatttttttctttatttacaaAATTCTGAATGAAGTAAATTATATTCTGATAAAAATGATTCCATACAGATGTgacatataaattttattattatttatttatttttaattaataatttaaaagaagTAAGGTGGATTAATGATAATGACGGTTGGGAAAAGGAGATTAAAGTGACAAAAAAGCACTCCAAAGCAACTTCCCACTATTATTACAACTCAAATGTGGAAGAAAAGCTTTGCATTATGAGAtcccaaaataaataatatataaataaaaaagtttaataagttaaaatatatataaaaaggaaaaacaatcCCTTAATTTTCTGCGTGTAAGTTGCGCTGTCTTTTTTATTCCAATCTTTAATTCTCTAAACCCCCgaaaataaagagagagagaaaaaaaaaaaaaaacacagcaacacaaaccaaaccaaaacaaaggtactttctctctctctctctctctcttgctGGTTTGGTAGCGTAATATTTCTTCAAGCACCAAATTTTGCATCGATTTCTTGGGAGAGAGCTCATAGCGCTATTcctctcattttctttgttttttcccTCTCTTCAGTTTTTTCTCTCTAACAGCGACGATCGATTTCAGAAATTGAAAATCTTTGCCTTTCAGATCTGcgctttgaattttgattcgATCAGGTTCAGGTTCCAATCTTTGTTTGGTTTCATCCTCcatctttttctctctatcAATCAGATCTGATAcgttttgttattttttttaattgggaATTTCGTTGGATTTCTCATTTGTAGATctaattttcatttctcaaaatttAGCTCCATTTGACCTCGTTTTGATGATTTTCCCTGTTTCTTTTAATACGTAAttgttgtaaaaaaaattactcttTTTGATTGAATGGTTAGAGATTTGTTTCTTATTCTCATAAATGACATGTATATGTGTTTGTCGATGCTTTTCTTGCCAAGACTCAATCGTACGATTTGAAGATGTAGGGATCTATCGAAATACTTCTCGAAAGTTATAGGATTTTGATCCCAATTAGCTTCTTTTAAtggttaaattaaatttcttctCCAGTTTAtgcattaaatatttaaatctgAATTTCGTGTAACTGTAGTTAtatgcaaatttaatttcattatattGCCTGCAAATGaccattattttttcttttgaattcttTGACTTTTCTTGGTAACATTCAAGCTTTATCTGTTTCAGATGAATATGTTTGATTGCATTTTATATATTCCATTGTGCTGTCTTAAACCGGTTCAAGATCTAACCtttccttatttttctttgatgtGACAGGGCTGCTTCATTCTGAACGCAAGCAACCATGAAGAAGGCCATCGGTCAAACTGTTAGAGACCTGTAAGTGTATTACTAGATACTAATTCCCCTATACCCTCattgaatttgttttgtaTATTTAATACTATAAAACAATCTCTTGGTAGCAAACTTATTCTAAAAAGACGAtgattgaaattttgattgttttttgtACAATTTGTTTTATTCCTGCATCTTGGTATTTGCTATTACCAGCAGCTAAatgattttttcttctttgctcttGCAGCAAGAGAGAGGTGAATAAGAAGGTGCTTAAAGTTCCTGGCATAGAACAGAAGGTAAGAATATATTTAGAAAGTTCACTGCTCATTTGAGTGCATAAATTGTTTTGTAAGTGGTAGATCTATTGTCAGTAGTGGCTAGTAGAATCATGTTTGTTGTGGCTGACGGGATCTAATAAACTGTCTAAAACATCGTTCTGATTGAGATGATATGTGAGATCTTAAACTACCAGTGATTCTGACTTCTATCCACATTTTAGTTGCAAAAATTGAGGGccttttaatattatttattaaagtGCTATTGTGATTCTATACTGTTGCATATCCCAGTAATGGAATAGAATTAGAGAGGCCAACAGAGGAAGAACAAGCAGTGCTTAGGGAGGCTGAATTTTGTGGAAGGTGAAGAAATGGTATGATAAATGGAGTCCAGCATGTGCACATATGCAAATGGAGAATTTTTTGGGTGAGTTGCGAATGGATAATGCTGTTTGTCTGCATTATGGAGAGCAGAGAGGTGACGATAAGGGGAAAAAAATGCTCTTGTTTTCGAAAAACTGTAGAGGAAAAGTGCGAGAACTAAATTGAAGTTAATGATGTCTTTGAATTAGTAGCTTGATGGGATATTTGTATTATATGATGGGTGGTTTCCTACTGGTAAGAGGGCTACATAGTAAATGTGTCAACCATGCACGATAATGTATGGAGTTGGACTAATAAAGTTTCGACAATTGGCTAATTTGGTTTGGAAGAAGAGTTTGCTAATCTCAACTTTTGAGCATCCTGTGGTGTGTCCTGTCTGTTACAGCCAGTTTGAGCCTTTGAGTGAAAGTTTGGAAGCTCTTACGCACAGGGTACTAAAAGGACTGATTCTTACATTTGCTGAAGGGTCCCAACTTTTTCCGTGTAAATATCTTCTCAAGTTGGATTAAGTGCCATTGATGCTGATTGAGCTGAATCTTGATTGCATAAagtggtttcaaaattttttctttttcattttcttactTTGACAGGGGAGGGGATTGCCGTTATTGAATTCTTGAACACCAACTAGCGCTATTCAACAACTGCACAGTAACAATACTACTTGTAATactattataaaatttatttatctgcATGAAACAATATTCTTTTCTGTTCCTTTTGTCTTTCAGGTTCTTGATGCTACTAGCAATGAGCCCTGGGGTCCTCATGGATCGCTTCTTGCAGATATTGCAATGGCTACACGAAACTAGTAAGCTTGAGAGAAATTgtgcattatttttatcatttatttgttACAGGAGAAGTCATTTATAAAATATCCATGCAGTCATGAATATCAGATGATCATGGCAGTAATCTGGAAACGTATAAATGACACTGGAAAGAATTGGCGACATGTCTACAAGGTCAGCATTATGTTGAGGGATTAATTGCATTACATGTGTTCTCAATCTgttctctcttttcctttacaAATTTCGTGGAACTGTTCAAATTTATCCTTTGTCTAAATCTCCATCTTAACATTTCAATTGTCCTTTTGTTGTCACGTAGTACATCTTTTTGGTActatattttactttttctgcAGTTTCTCTGCATATATTTACTTTCCtgcattttacccctacattAATTTATACCAATGAACTAAGGTATATGTCTTATTGAGCTCCAGGCTCTGACTGTTTTGGAGTATCTTGTTGCCCATGGATCGGAGCGTGTCATAGATGACATAAGAGAACATGCTTATCAAATATCGGTAATTGCTGTTTTTTGATGCTATTTGACAACTTTGCATGTGGTGTTGATGATACAATTTGCAGCTTACTGTATTTAAATACCGTGgtctaataaaatatttcttctCATGTTGCAGACTTTGTCTGATTTTCAATATATTGACTCCAGTGGAAGGGACCAGGGTAACAATGTCCGAAAGAAATCTCAGAGCCTAGTGGTCTTAGTAAATgataaagaaagaataatCGAAGTAAGACAAAAGGCTGCAGCTAACAGGGACAAGTGAGTAAGCAGAAATGCCTTCATGTTGTAATCTCCTTGCTGTGTTCAACTGTCTTTTCTAATAAGTGTTTCATATCACCAGCATTGGCAaaatttatacttaattttgattctaTGCAGTTTTCAACATCACATGTAGATAAGCGTGCGTACATTCAACTTGACATGCATGAGTGTTTCAGCTTGTCAATTACATTCGTGCAAGAGCATGTACATATACACATGCACTTTCTCTCACACTTGGTCAGAGATATACATTTTGTGTTATTGAATGGGATAGCTTGTTCCATTGTTTGGGTAGAAAAGTCCAAGTTGTTATTTGGTATATGTTGCTCGCATAGCTGTTGAGAGACATCCATGTCTAGGGCATTTCAGTTTTGGTTGGAGGCATCTTTAATATAAAAAGTCTTGACTTAAGATTGATTAGAACTGTTTTTTCCTCCTAAGGTGCTGGTGTATTTACACTGTTCTTGCCATTAAGAGGATTCTCTTGGGATTTTTCTTGTTCATCCTTTCACCAGTGGACATcaattttttactcttttatgCCAAATCTAGTGCCTTATGGCAGGTTTTTGTCTATTAGGCATTTTTCTGATATGTATCATTGTGGACTATATCTGTCTtccatttataattttgaatcTATTTTCTGCAGCTGTGGTCCTATATCCCTATTCTAATAGATAATATAGCTGAAATACGGTGTTAAAATTATCTATAAAtaagtatatattatataatatataatattctACCTTTTTCTATTTGAGTTCCTTTTCTGTTAAGTACTGATGGCATTTCGTGCTCATGATCATTTGACTGCACTTTTCTTGTCCCATAGGTAATGTGTTCATATATTTTGCCTCTGAAATTCCTTTTGGATATGAGAATATAATTGAATGGAAATGTAGAATTCTTCCACAATGTCTAACTGTTTGTTCTACAGGTTTCGAAACACATCAACGGGTGGAATGTATAGGCCAGGTTCAGGGGGATACGGTGACAGATATGATTATGATCGTTATGGAAGCAGGGAAGATGATCAAAATGGTTATGGAAGAGACAGGGAATATGGCTATAGAGATGATGATCGGTATGGCAGATATGGGGATTCAAACAGTCGTGATGGGGACCGTTATGGCCGGGATTATGAAGACCGCTATAGCAGAGATGGTTATAGGGATGATGACTACAGAGGTAGAAGTAGAAGCGTTGATGATTATCAGTATGGCACAAGAAGCAGGAGCTCTGATAGAGACCGTGCTGTTGATGACGATGGTGCATCATCTCGGTATGTTTACTTTTGAGCCCTTTATTACTATGTTCTTTTCGAGCAACATATTAATATTGTTCATCCATTTTTTTAACCTTATCTCCTTGATTTTATGTTGaagttacttttttttttgttggataTTATGAAACATCACCTAATGGAAGGTGTGAATATTTATAGGTACTTTTCCACTAGATTGGAAACTTAAATGTTGCATTTACATCTAACTTTCCATGGAACTTTTTTACCACCATGAGCTTTAGGGTGTTAGTTTGCTGAGTGAAATGTCCAGATTTTGTATTTGTTTTGCTACTACCTTCATGGGATGCTTGACATTGAGAATGTAATTAGCATGACCATCTTCTCTGCAGGGGCAGCGGAGCTAGAGGTGATGAACATTCTCAGGATGGAAGGTAACCCTGAGTGGTTGCGTTCTCAACTTGTGTTAGTTGGTCAGTTGTTATTAGACAAGAattatttctttcttgttaCTAATAATTTTCTGAAAATCATATTTGTGCAGGCGGCTTGAGCGGAGGTTTTCTGAACAAAATATTGGTGCTCCTCCTAATTATGAAGAAGCAGTTAGTGAATCTCGGAGTCCTGTTCATAGTGaaaggtatttttttattccttaaaTTTTCAGTGGCATGTTGCTTTAAGTTGTGTTTTTCTAGTTGGTGCATACTGAAAAGATCTTTGATGATAGGGATGGAGAAACTTCAGTAGCAGCTGCTCCTAGAGCTTCATCTCCTCCTGCTAGCAACAATCCTAACCAAGCAGCCTCTGATTTTGGTAATTCAATGTCTCCTGCAAATCAAGTGGTGGAGgcttttgatgaatttgatCCACGTGGGTCAGTGTCAGGTAcaaatttcctttataaattCCATGCTTTGGATGCTTTTAATGGCTTTGTCTGGGTGATTATAGTTGTCTTTTATAAGGAATATGTTGCCCTTATTGCTTGTCCAGTATGAAAATTAGTTGATGTGGTGGTCTCTTTTGACTTGAACAATCACCCTgcaaaatgttaatttttcaGTCATCCAAGTATGGTGTTTGATATGCTCTGTTACTTCACATTCCATTTCATTTATTTCGTTTCACATGGTAGGTTTTAGTGTATTCTTTTTATCTGTAAAATTTATCACATGTTTCTTGTGGAATATATTTTATCACTTATATATTGATAGTCATTTCCGGGAGCCAAACTTTGCAGTTGGTTATATACTAGCAATGACTTTAAATTATTGTGCCTGACATGATTGGTCAGGCTGCCTTAAAACGGAAAAGTCTGTTTCAgcaacattttttaatttttcttttttgctcgCTTTCAATGATTACTGGTATCATTTATATAAGTGATTGGAGTTTCATGTGATTGTGTGGAATAAAACTCCTAGTTTTGAGGAGCTTAGATTGGATTCTTATTGATGCTATTATTGTTTATCCATTATGACTGgaactcatttttcatcttttgcTGCATCTATTAAAGCTGCCCCTACTACTGCTCCTGCTGCTACAGCCACTCCTGCTACTGCTGTTCCCACTGCCACGATGAGTGCTGAAATAGACTTACTCGGCGTGCTTTCAGATTCATTGGCCATTGTGCCAACTACACCTGCCACCCCTTCTGGTGAGGCTGATGCCCTTGAAAACTCTGGTGCTATACCCAACTTTGCTGCTAATCAATCGGCATCTAACTTTGAAAATCAGGTAGACATTATTTGTTTAATTGAGGGACTTTTTATAGTCCATACTCCTTGGTTCATGTACATGGATTTCATTGCACCTGTTTACAATATGCCTATTGATGGCACCATCAATGTGGATACACTGTTCTAATGTCTCCTTATGtgttttcatttgttttaagtatatttaaaaatttatgtaaaaCAGCATGGATAGTTAAGAATGAAGCAATTTTGTGGAACCACTGAGTTTACTGTGTACTTAATGTAGAAACAGTAACATGAAATGTTTTAGGgtgaatttcaaaaaatatgtaggtgaaattttttttattgttgtatTATTGAATGTTCCTTggtgttaattttttttactaactGATTATGGATATAATCATCTGTCTTCTTTCGCTTTATTTCCTCCTCCCaccccaccccccccccccccccatcctctctctctctctctctctctctctctcttaccCCTCTGAACtttgtctttaattaatttgttgcCATAATTCTATTGCTATGGGATAAGTTAGTTTTGTCCTTGATACAGGGCTTTGATGATCCATTTGGTGATGGTCCTTTTAAAGCTTTCCCTTCAACTGATGCTACCCCAGCTCTGCAACAAACTTCAACTGCCATGCCTACCTTCCAGCCTACCATGAACCAAAACGCAGAAATTCCTCAGCCACCTTCTGTGAATCCTGAGA is drawn from Theobroma cacao cultivar B97-61/B2 chromosome 4, Criollo_cocoa_genome_V2, whole genome shotgun sequence and contains these coding sequences:
- the LOC18602519 gene encoding mitochondrial import inner membrane translocase subunit tim16, which codes for MAAKILANLIVMGSGILARAVVQAYRQALANASKSGVAQETLQNAARRASKVMTEQEARQILGVSEETAWEEIMKKYDVLFERNAKNGSFYLQSKVHKAKECLEAAHQGKGEGTPS
- the LOC18602520 gene encoding clathrin interactor EPSIN 2 isoform X1, whose translation is MKKAIGQTVRDLKREVNKKVLKVPGIEQKVLDATSNEPWGPHGSLLADIAMATRNYHEYQMIMAVIWKRINDTGKNWRHVYKALTVLEYLVAHGSERVIDDIREHAYQISTLSDFQYIDSSGRDQGNNVRKKSQSLVVLVNDKERIIEVRQKAAANRDKFRNTSTGGMYRPGSGGYGDRYDYDRYGSREDDQNGYGRDREYGYRDDDRYGRYGDSNSRDGDRYGRDYEDRYSRDGYRDDDYRGRSRSVDDYQYGTRSRSSDRDRAVDDDGASSRGSGARGDEHSQDGRRLERRFSEQNIGAPPNYEEAVSESRSPVHSERDGETSVAAAPRASSPPASNNPNQAASDFGNSMSPANQVVEAFDEFDPRGSVSAAPTTAPAATATPATAVPTATMSAEIDLLGVLSDSLAIVPTTPATPSGEADALENSGAIPNFAANQSASNFENQGFDDPFGDGPFKAFPSTDATPALQQTSTAMPTFQPTMNQNAEIPQPPSVNPETVADFNFGDSFSANAYSPPTVSSAQSPANSQFLPQELSTPNQESDILADILPPSEHADGVAAQAAFSAPTSHSVPPVATYGQSTQPGANIYGQQAQSGANIYSQSGQPSANPYVQPGQPSANPYGQQAQPSANPYGQSVQPSVNPYGQSAQPSANPYGQPSQPSANPYGQPTQPSSNNTYGNFNQQTVSMPPQSAGSAALSRNGSLISQTGSNIPVSSHMAAQPQNPAGPAAQFNTGNFLSQQGSVVPVTSQITQQATNAPVAQSNNDVLGGLFSQPGINTSMVPQTGSPSSTGALSIVPQPSKDKFEPKSAVWADTLSRGLVNLNISGPKINPLADIGIDFDAINRKERRMEKPAPTAVTSTVTMGKAMGSGSGIGRAGASALRPPPNPMMGSGMGMGMGMGMGMGMGMSGGPVGGMGVGGYGGMNQQPMGMGMGMNNMGMNPGMGMNMGMGQGVQMQPQTGMPGSYNPVMGSGGYSQQPYGGGYR